AGTGGTTAACTGCTGATTCACCGAGTCAAAGAGTTGGAGGACAGGTGCTAGATAATTTCACGAAAGTCACTCATCAAAGAATGATGTTATCATTAGGAAATATTTTTAATGAAGATGAACTGCGAGAATTTGATGATCGTATTCGTGAAATTTATCCTGATGTAGAATATGTTTGTGAATTGAAAATTGATGGTTTGGCGGTTTCATTAGTCTATGCTGATGGTCATTTGGATTATGGAGCAACTCGTGGAGATGGAACAATTGGTGAGGATATTACACATAATGTCAAGACAATTAAATCAATCCCGCTTTCTATTGATTATGATGGTGATTTTGAAGTACGTGGTGAGATTTTTATGCCTAAAAAATCATTTAATGAATTGAATCGTCAAAGAGAGGCTGCTGGAGAAACATTGTTTGCTAATCCTCGTAATGCGGCAGCTGGCAGTGTAAGACAATTAGATTCATCAATAGCTGCAAAACGTGGATTAGATGCATTTTTATATATGGTACCAACAGCCACAGAAGTGGGTTGTACAACCCATAAAGAGGCATTAGATTATATTAAGAAGTTAGGATTTAAGACTAATCCGATGACAAGAGTTTGTCAAAATATTCAGGAAGTTTGGGCTTTTATTCAAGAAATGACAGAAAAAAGAGAAACCCTTCCTTATGAAATCGATGGCATTGTCATTAAAGTCAATAATTTACAAAGACAAGAACGTTTAGGCTATACAGCCAAAGTTCCTAAATGGGCAATTGCATATAAATTTCCAGCTGAAGAAGTTGTGACAAAATTAAAGGATATTATTTTTACAATTGGTAGAACGGGACAAATTACGCCTAATGCAGTATTAGAACCAGTACGTGTGGCAGGAAGTACTGTCCAACGCGCAACATTACATAATGAAGATAATGTTAAACATAAAGATATTAGAGTCGGAGATTATGTTGTTGTTAGAAAAGCTGGAGATGTGATTCCAGAAGTTGTACGTGCTTTAAAAGAACGTCGTGATGGTAGTGAAAAAGCTTTTACGATGATTAGTGTTTGTCCTTATTGTGGCAGCAAATTGATAAGAAAAGATAATGAAGCTGCTTATTATTGTTTAAATGAGCAATGTGATTCTAAAAAGATTGAACGGATTATTCATTTTGCATCACGTGATGCTATGAATATAGAGGGTCTTGGAGAAAAGATTATTGAACAATTCTATAATTTAGGTTTTGTAAAATCGATTGAAGATATTTATGCTTTGTATAAACATGAACAAGAAATTATGGATATTGAAGGTTTTGGTAAGAAGTCAATGGATAATCTTGTTGCGGCAATTGAAAAGAGCAAAGAAAATTCTATGGAAAAACTTTTGTTTGGTCTTGGTATTAAAGGTATTGGGGCAAAGATGGCTGATAATTTATCTAAGGAATTAAAAAATATGGATGGCTTATTGACTGTTTCGACTGCTAAGCTTTTATCAATTAAAGATGTTGGAGAGACAATTGTTCAATCTATTAATCGTTTTAGAAGAGATCCAGCTTCATTAGAATTGATTGAGCATTTAAAAGCATTAGGATTGAATATGGAATATTTAAAAGAAACGTCATTGATTCAAGAGAGTATTTTTAATGGCAAGACAGTTTGTGTAACAGGTACTTTAGAGTTAATGACAAGAAAAGAAATCAAGGATTATTTGGCACGTCTTGGCGCTAATGTGACAGGGAGTGTATCTAAGAAAACTGATTTTTTAATCTGTGGTCGTGATGCTGGAAGTAAGTTGGAAAAAGCCAATCAGTTAGGTGTAACAGTTATGAGTGAAGAAGAATTTAAAGAGGAGGTGCAGTTATGAAAAAATTAATTTGTGTTGGTATGGCATTATTGTTGCTTGTTGGATGTCATCGTGCAAAAGAGTCAGTTCAGGGACAGACAACGAACAATACAGCTTCTATGGATTCTTTTGATGATTCTTATTATAAGATTGTTAGATTTGATGATAGTGAATTAAGAGAAGATTTTTATTTGGATTATGGTTCTACGAATGATTTTAAATCAATTGGTCGAGGACTGCAGTTACTTTCAGATGATTATTTTTCAACATCTAATCATTATATGAGTGAAGGTCAATATTTAAAATTATCTTTGGTCAAAGAAATGCTAAGTCGTAAGAGTGAAAATTCTTTACAGCCTCAAGATGGTACAACGATAGAGAATATTCAAAATCCAATTATGGTTCAAAATATTCAAGAACAAGATTATTATATTAAAGATGGTGATCGTTATACATTAAAAGGAATGGCTTTTACGATTGTCCTTGATCCACGTAAAAGTGATAATTCTCGTTTAGATGTCGCAATGAGTGATAAAGAAATAGAAAAGTACGGACGTGAATGTATTCAGAAATTTTATAAAGTCATTCAAAATGCTGATGATTTTAAGGATGTTAAGAATTTACCTATTTTATTGACAGTTTATCAGGCGACTGATAAAACAACAAGTACTGTTAATGGACATTATATATTAAAGAGTTATTGTCAAAAAGAAGTTGGAGAAATTTCTAAAGTGAATCAGGAAACTGTGCTTTTTGCAAGTGAAAGAGCGCAGGCAATTGATAAAACAACAAGTAATGATTTTGATACTATAAAAGCAAGCTTGAAAAATGCGGCAACTGAAGCAGCTGGATTTGTTGGTGAAGCAAGATATGAAAATGATGAAATTCAATCGATGGTTATTAATGTTCATCTCAATGTTAAAACAGCAACTGAACTTATGTATTTAACATCTATTGTTGCTGATGCGATTGATAATAAATTTACTTATGATTTTGATATCAAAGTATTGGTTTATTCACAGGATGAATTGGATGCTGTTATTATTAAAAATAAGGGCGAAAGTGCCCAGAGTTATAGTCTTGATTAGGGGGTATGAAAATGAATGATACTGAGAAAATGTTAAAACAGTTAGGTCGTAAAACGATGTTTGATGTAAGTGATGAAGAAATGCCGGCATTAGTTGAAGAATATAATGTCTTTATGAGTCATGTTAAAGCATTGGAAGATATTGATACAACGGATGTAGAGCCTTTGGCTTTTCCTTATGAAATAGAAACAACGTTTTTGCGTGAAGATGAAGCTGTTCATACAATTAGTCGTGAAGAAGCTTTAAAGAATGCAAAGAGTGTACAAGATAATCAAATTAAAGTACCAAAGGTGGTGGGGTAAATGATTCAATATAGTATAGAAGAACTTCATGATTTATTGGCTTCTGGTGAACTTAATCCTCAGGAGTATTATGATGAATTATTTCAAGAAGTTGAGTTTCAACAAGAGAGATTAAATGCTTTTGTAACAATTACAAAAGATAAAGCATATGATGATTTAAAAAACACACAATTTGATCATTTATTAAATGGGATACCCTATGTATTAAAAGATAATTATAATACCAAAGGAATTCGAACAACAGCGTCTAGCCGTATGTTAGAAGATTATACACCTATTTATAATGCACATGTTGTTGATTTGTTGACGAAGCAGGGTGTCTGTTTGATAGGAAAAGCATCGATGGATGAACTGGCAATGGGTGGAACAAATAAATCTGCGCTTACTGGACCAGTTTACAATCCATGGGATCATACACGTATTGCTGGTGGATCATCTGGAGGAAGTGCAGCACTTGTTGGCAGTGGCGTTGTGCCATTTGCCTTAGGAAGTGATACAGGAGATTCTATTCGTAAACCAGCAGGTTTTTGTGGGATTGTTGGATTTAAGCCAACATGGGGTCGTATTTCACGATATGGTGTCATCCCTTATGCATCAAGTTTAGATACAGTTGGAGCTTTTACGCGTAACGTTCGAGATATGGCGATTGTAACAGAAGCTCTTGCTGGACGTGATGAAAGAGATATGACATCAAGCACAAGAGAAGTTCCTCATTATTTAGAGAATTTAACAGATGATATTCGTCATTTGAAGATAGCGGTTTTGACATCAGTCAGTGATGAAATCAGAAATCCTGAAATTAAAGCAAATTTTGAACATGTTGTACAAACATTTAAAGAATTAGGAGCAACTGTTGAAGATGTAACTATGCCAACAACACTTATGCGTACATTACTACCAACGTATACAATTATTGCTAATTCTGAAGCAACAAGTAATCATTCTTGTTTAGATGGTATTAAATATGGAAATCGTCAGGCAGGTCAAACAACAGATGATGTTATGATTCATTCTCGTACTCATGGTTTTGGTGATCATATTAAACGTCGTTTTATTCTTGGTAATCTAGCTTTGGCAACTGAAAATCAGGAAAGAATGTTTAGAAAGGCACAACGTGTCAGAAGATTGATTGTTGAAGAATTGAATAAAATTTATCAGGATTATGATATTATCTTAACACCTAATGGGGGAAGTATTGCTCCTCGTGTTGATGAGGCAACTGATGATCGTTTAAGTGATGAATATCTCATTTTAGAGAATCATTTAAGTTTAGGTAATTTTGCTGGAACACCAAGTTTATCATTACCATCTGGTTTTGTTGATGGTATGCCGATTGCTGTGAATTTAATGGGTCGTCTTTTTGAAGAACAAACAGTTCTTAATTGTGCCTATGCATTAGAAAATGCATTAGGATTTAAAAATCAATATTCAAGGGAGGGGTAGAAGATGAATTTTGAACAGGTTATTGGATTAGAAGTCCATTGTGAATTGAAAACAAACTCTAAAATGTTTTCTGCTGCCCCAGTTACATTTGGGGAAGAACCCAATACAATGATTAATGAAGTAGATATGGGAATGACAGGAACAATGCCCGTATTAAATAAACGTGGTGTTGAGTTTGCCATTCGTGTATGCCATGCTTTACACATGGAAATAGATGAATTATTATGTTTTGATCGTAAGAATTATTATTATTCTGATTTACCTAAAGGCTTTCAGATTACTCAGGATAAAAGACCAATTGGTAGAAATGGTTATTTAGATATTGAAGTTGATGGACAAATGACACGGGTTGAAATTGAACGTTTGCATATGGAAGAAGATACTGCAAAACAATTCCATTTTGATGATTATTCTCTTATTGATTATAATCGTGCTGGTATTCCATTGATCGAAATTGTCACAAGACCTAATATTAGAAGTGGAGCCCAGGCAGCTGCTTACTTAGAAAAATTAAGACAGATTTTCTTATATACAGATGTTTCAGATGCAAAGATGGAAGAAGGATCAATGCGTTGTGATGTCAATATTTCTATTCGTCCATTTGGAAGTGAAGAATTTGGAATTAGAACAGAAATCAAAAACTTGAATTCTATTTCTAATGTCCAAAAAGCCATCGAATTTGAAGCAATGCGTCAAGAAAAAGTATTGATTCAAGGTGGTGAAGTTTTACAGGAAACAAGACGTTTTGATGAAGATACCAAAGAAACTGTCATGATGCGTGCTAAAGGGGATGCTGTTGATTATAAGTATTATACGGAACCTAATATTTTGCCTATTCGTCTTGATCATCAATGGGTGATGGATATTAAAGAAAACTTGCCAATGCTTGCAGAGGAAAGAGAAAAAATTTATATTGAGAATTATAGTTTACCAAAGACAGATGCACATATTCTTGTTTCTAGTAAAGATATTTCTGATTTTTATGAAGAAACAATTACAACATGTCAAGAATATAAATTGGTTTGTAACTGGTTATTAGGTGAAGTTCAGGCTTATTTAAATAAAGCAGGACTCACAATTCAGCAAACAAAGTTAACACCACTTTATTTAGGAAAAATGATTACATTTATTCAAGATGGAACAATTTCATCTAAACAAGCAAAAAAAGTCTTTGAATGTTTAATGGCTGAAGGAAAAGATCCTGAAATCATTATTGAAGAAAAAGGGATGAAACAAATTTCTGATGTTGAGACTTTAACACATATTATTAATGAAGTTCTTGATCAAAATGAACAGTCAATTCAGGATTTTGCTGCTGGTAAGGATCGTGCTGTAGGATTTTTAGTTGGTCAAATTATGAAGAAAACAGGTGGACAAGCGAATCCTAAAATTACAAATCAGCTTTTGATTCAATTGTTAAAAGAAAGAACAAAATAATGCCCTATACATTTGTGAGTATTTTTGGTACAATGAGAGAAAGTAGGTGAGATAATGGCAAAGAAATTTCAGTTTGATGATGAAGATGATATACCAGAAAGTGGATATCAGCAACCATCTCATATTGATGAATTAGAAAATATGAAGATGCAAGAATCAAGCGAACCAGTAGAAGATACATATGGATATACTGATGAATATGAAGATTTTGATGAAGAGGATAGTCAACCTATGAGTAAGAAAAAGAAAAAATTTGTATGGAAATGGTGGTATTATCTGTTAATTGCTTTGGCTGTTCTAATGATTGCATTTATTGTTTACATTTTTGTTTTGTCAAGTAATGATGGACCTGTTTATGGTAAAAGATGTGAAGGTTTAGTGACTATTCCTAAAGATTTACAAACAGCTGCGATAGATACGGTTAAGAAAGAGAATTCTGATGTTCAAGATATAACAATTGAAATCGCATGTCGTCAGGTCAAAGTGGATATTGTCTATAAGGATAAAATGGATACAAAAAAAGCTCAGAAAATTGCTGAAAATGCAGTTCAAACTTTAGATAAACTTGTTGGAAAAACCAAAGAAGAAGGAAAAACATATAGTACATTATTTGGAAAAATTGATAATGTTAATCAGTATGAAGTGAATTTATTCTTAACTTCTCAAAATAGTGATGATTTTCCAATCTATGGAACAAAGAATGTTCAAAATGATGAATTTTCTTATACACTAGCAAGTGTACGAGATAAAGATAGTGCTGAAAAAGCAAAAGAGACATTAAATGATAATTAAAAACGAGCATTGCTCGTTTTTTTTGGAGGACTTATGAAAAAAAACGAATATATTGAAGCAAAGTGTATTGATTATTCTCATGATGGACAAGGGATTGTTAAGGTAGAAGGATTTCCGGTTTTTGTTAAAAATATGTTGATTGACGAAGTTGGAAAAGTGAAAATTATTAAGGTATTAAAAAATTATGCTGTTGGACGTTTAATTGAACTTTATCATTCTCACCCATGTCGTCAAGAGGCACGATGTCCTTTATTTAAACAATGTGGTGGTTGTCATCTTCAGCATTTGTCAAAAGAAGGACAACAGGTATTTAAAACCAAACGAGTTCAGGATACATTGGAACGTATTGGACATTGTCATGTAGAAGTGCTGCCTTGTTTTATGATGGATGAACCATGGTTTTATAGAAATAAGGTTCAAGTCCCTGTAGGATATCAGAATAATAGATTGGTTAGTGGTTTTTATAAACAACATAGTAATGATATTATTCCTATGGAAAGATGCTATATTCAAAACGATGAATCCAATCAGTTGGTTAATCGTGCAAGGGAATTGCTTCAAGATGCTAAAGAAACAGCTTATGATAAGATAAGTCATAGTGGAAATATAAGACATATTCTTGTGAGATCAGCTTATGCAACACAACAACTTATGCTTGTTTTTATTACTTATCAAAAGACAATTAAGGATATTGATTTTATTATAAAAACATTACAATTAGAATTTCCACATTTACAAACAATTGTTCAAAATATTAATCAAAGACATGATAATGTTATTTTAGGAAAAGAAAATAAAATATTATGGGGTCCAGGTTATATAGAAGATCAATTGTTAGGAAATACATATCGTATTTCAACACAATCGTTTTATCAGATTAATCCTAAACAGGTAGAATATTTATATCAAAAAGCGATTGAATATGCACAGTTAAAAGCAACTGATGAAGTGATTGATGCATATTGTGGAATTGGAACAATTTCACTATCTATGGCACAATATGTTGATAAAGTTTATGGTGTTGAAATTGTTGAACAGGCAATTATTGATGCAAAAGAAAATGCTAAACGAAATCATATTCATAATGTTGAATTTACTTGTCAGGATGCTGGTGAATTTATGGTGAATTTTGCAAATGAAAACAAACATATTGATGTTGTGATGGTGGATCCACCACGTAAAGGATGTTCAGAAGTATTTTTAAATCAACTGATAACTTTATCACCAGATAGAATTGTCTATATTTCTTGTGATGTGGCTACTCAGGCAAGAGATATTGCGTATCTTCAAGAACATGGGTACCAGGCGGATATTTGTCAGCCAGTTGACATGTTCCCACAAAGTTATCATATTGAAAATATTGTGCGACTATCACTTAAAAAGTGATAGTTTTTTTTGTTATAAAGTTGATTAAGACAAGTATATTATTACATGATTATCCATTTTTTAACAGTACACAAAGTTGCATATAATCTTGTTTTATGCAACTTTGTATGCTAAAATAAATGTGTCATAAAAATGGTGGAGGTTAAAGAGATGAGAAGTGATAAACATATATACATGGCAATTGATTTAAAATCTTTTTATGCTTCAGTTGAATGTGTTGAAAGAAATCTTGATCCATTAACAACCCATCTTGTTGTTGCTGATTCAAGTCGAACTGAAAAGACAATCTGTTTAGCAGTTTCACCATCATTAAAAAAATATGGACTTCCAGGAAGAGCACGTTTATTTGAAGTTGTTCAAAAAGTCAAAGAAATCAATCAGGATAGACGAAGAAAAGCACCAGGATATCAACTGATTGGAGAATCCTATAAAGAAGCAGAATTACTCAATCATAAGCAACTCGCATTGTCATATATTATTGCACCACCAAGAATGGCTTTTTATTTGGATTATAGTGCCAGAATATATCAGATTTATCTTAAATATGTAGCACCTGAAGATATTCATGTTTATTCAATTGATGAAGTCTTTATTGATATGACAGGTTATTTGCATAGTTGTCATATGACGCCTAAAGAATTTGCCAAAAAGATTATTCTTGATATTTTTGAAACAACTGGACTCACTGCAACAGCAGGTATTGGAAGCAATTTGTATTTATGTAAAGTGGCGATGGATATTGTTGCTAAACATATTAAACCTGATGAACATGGTGTGAGAATTGCACAATTGGATGAATTGCGATATCGTCAGTATTTATGGAATCATCAGCCAATTACTGATTTTTGGAGAGTTGGTAGAGGTTATGCCAAGAAATTAGCCAATGTAGGCATTTATACAATGGGAGATATTGCGAAATGTTCAATTGGCAAAAGCAAGGACTATTATAATGAAGATTTGCTTTATCAGATGTTTGGTGTCAATGCAGAATTACTGATTGATCATGCCTGGGGTTATGAATCGTGTACAATGGCTGATATTAAGAATTATAAACCGGCTCATAATAGTATTGGAACTGGTCAGGTATTAAGTTGTCCTTATGATTTTGATAAAACAAAATTGGTTGTTAAGGAAATGCTGGATTTGTTATCGTTAGATTTGGTTGATAAAGGACTTGTAACTGATCAAATTGTTTTAACAATAGGATATGATATTGATAATTTGAAAAATAAACAATATCAGGGAGAAGTTGTGACTGATTATTATGGTCGTAAAATTCCTAAACATGCTCATGGAACTGCTCGTCTTGATCGACAGACAGCGTCTGGGTATCTTATGACAATAGCAGTTATGGAATTGTTTGATCGGATTGTAGATAAAAAATTATTTGTGAGAAGAATTCATCTTTCAGCTCATCATCTTGTTGATGAAGAAGTAATAGAAAATAAAGAATTTTTTCATCAAATAGATATTTTTACAGATTATGATGTTTTAAAGAAACAACAAGAAATGCAAAAACAAATTTTAGAGAAAGAAAAACGTCTGCAAAAAGCAACATTACAATTAAAGAAAAAATATGGTAAAAATGCTGTGCTTAAAGGAATGAATTTAGAAGAAGGAGCGAGAACCATTGAACGTAATGGAACGATTGGTGGTCATAAAGCTTAATGAAAGGAAGAAATATGAATTACATTCATGATTATTCAGATATCTTAAAAATAACTTATCAGAAATCTTCTCGTCATCCACATATGTCTAGAAAAGAAAGAGCTGCTCAATTTGCACCTTTTGCAGCTTTAACAGGGCATAAAGAAGTGATTAAGGAAACTGCTCGATTGACAGATTCAAAGAAGAGACTTGATGAGAATCAGAAAATTCTTGTTAATTACCAATTGCAGGAAATATTGCATCAATTGCCTCATCATCCTTATGTGAAAATAACATATTTTCAACCTGATGGATTCAAACAGGGTGGACACTATATAACGATTGTAGGTAATGTTTCAAAAATTGATGAATATGAACGTATCATTATTTTAGAAGATTATACAAAAATTTTGATAAATGACATTTATCAAATAGAATTGATTTCATAGAAAGTGCTATTCAATCTAAAAAGAGTTTATTGATGTTATCTTATGATTGCTAGTTATAGATGAATCGTGTAATATAAGAAAGGGAAATGAAGAATAGTGGTCATGAAATAAAGAACTTTAAGACAATGATAAAAAATCAAGATTGAAATATAAGGAGATAATGAATATGAAAAGAAATAACCCAAAAGTGGTGATTTCTCCTGAAGGAGAAACATGGCTTGATAAAGGACAAATGTGGATGTATAAAAATAATGTGATGGAATTAGATGATTCCATTGAAAATGGAGCATTGGTTGATATTGTGACAGTGAATGGAAAATATATGGGAACTGGTTTTCTATCTAAGCATAGTCATATTACTGTTCGTATTTTATCAAAAGATAGAAATGATGTATTGGATAGAAACTTTTTTAAAAAAAGAATTCAATTTGCTTATGATTTTCGTAAAACATTAGAAGCAGACAATATCACAAATTGCCGATTGGTTTTTGGAGAGGCTGATTTGCTTCCTGGTTTAACTGTAGATAGATACAATGATATTTTGGTTTGTCAAATCAGTTCATATGGATTAGAGAAGAGAAAAGATATGATCTATGAATTGTTAATGGAAGTTTTAAAAGAAGACCATCAGGATATTAAGGGGATTTATGAAAGAAATGACATTAAGGTTCGTAGTAAAGAAGGATTGCCATTAGAGAAGGGATACTGGAAGAATGCCGATTTACCAACAACGACTATTATTAGAGAAAATGGGATTCTTTTACATGTAGATATTGAAAATGGTCAAAAGACTGGATACTTTTTAGATCAAAAAGCCAATCGTTATTTATTAAGACAGATGGCACATGGGAAAAAAGTATTGGATTGTTTTAGCCATACGGGAGGATTTGCTTTAAATGCTGCTTATGGTCATGCAAAAGAAGTTGTTGCAGTAGATGTGTCTCAAACAGCTTTAGATCAGGGATATCATAATGCGTTGCTTAATTCTTTAGAAGATAAGATTACTTTTACTCAAGATGATGTCTTTGATTATTTAGATAAATGTAAAGTAGGACAATTTGATATCATTGTTTTAGATCCACCAGCTTTTACAAAATCACGCCGAACAATTGATCATGCTTATAACGGCTATAAAAAGATTAATATGAAAGCTATGAATCTTTTAAAAAAGGGTGGTTATTTACTGACTTGTAGCTGTTCACGTTTTATGGAAACAGATCATTTTGAAAAAATGTTAAGAGAATCTGCTTATGAGGCAGGAGTTACTTTAAAACAAGTATCTGTTACACAACAAAATCATGATCATCCGATTTTATGGACTATGGAAGAAACATCATATTTAAAATTTTATATTTTCCAAATCATTTAAAGAGTAGAATTTATTTTATTGATGATTGGATAGAAAAAGCAGTTATGATTGAAATGAAGAGCACCCCATAATTTGAACAAACAAATTATGGAGATGCACTTCAAAAATAACTGCTTTTTTTAAATTAGAAATGAATATATTTTTGAGGATCGATGAGTGAAGCGGCATCTTGATCACAAATGACAGTAAAATTAGGATGAAGTTTAAGAATCGTGGCTGGAACATCCTGATTAATAGGTTCATCTAAAAATCTTTGTAAGATTTCAGCTTTTTCTTTACCATTAACAATCATAACCAGATGTTTCACACGCATTAAACTTTTTGGCCCCATTGTCAAAGTAAATGGTTGGCGTGGTCGATCGCCATAAGTTGGATTAACAGCTTGCTTATCTTTAAAGTCAATACAATAAGTATAACTATCAAAAGGTGTACAACGTGGACAATTGCCACAGAAATGACCATCATGTCCTAGACCAATAACCATAACATCAATTCCACCAGCATTGCGGATTTCATTATCGTAATTTTGCCAATTATCAGGATTCATAATATGAATACGTTTATCAGGAATATGCGCATCACGAAAAAACAAATCCTGCATGTCTTTCCAGTTGGGTCCATATGGTTCGTCTATAAATGGATTTTCATCAAAGAGATAATATTGTATATCTTTGAATTTTTCTTGATCTTTAACATAGGGAATCATCATTTCATACATTGTTTTGGGTGATCGCCCAGATGTTAAAGAGATATTCACGCGCTTATCTTGCATCATTGCACCTAACAAAATAAACATAGCACTTTCACTCATTTTGTGTTCATTTTCTTCAATTATTAGTTTCATTTTTTTCTCCTTAATATAATGATTTTCATAATTTTAGTATAACGATTTTTTAACGGTGGGTCAAGATAACTGTATATAGTAAAAATAAATAATCATAACTATCCATAGTCAACACATACAATTTTAAAATGAATATAATCGCAACTGCTTTGCATTTGACTAATATCAATTATTTAAGACTTGAGTTTTGAATTCTTCATAACTGATATCCTGAAAAATAAGTTCAAAAACTTTATCCAACTGTTCCATTGTACATGTCTTTAACCACTCTAATGAACAGTTCGGATATTTTCCTTTGATGATTTTTAGACAGTTTTCTCGTTTTTCTTCTGCTTTTCCTTCAGCAATCCCACTTTTCTTAGATTGCATCATTC
Above is a genomic segment from Candidatus Stoquefichus sp. SB1 containing:
- a CDS encoding Y-family DNA polymerase; the encoded protein is MRSDKHIYMAIDLKSFYASVECVERNLDPLTTHLVVADSSRTEKTICLAVSPSLKKYGLPGRARLFEVVQKVKEINQDRRRKAPGYQLIGESYKEAELLNHKQLALSYIIAPPRMAFYLDYSARIYQIYLKYVAPEDIHVYSIDEVFIDMTGYLHSCHMTPKEFAKKIILDIFETTGLTATAGIGSNLYLCKVAMDIVAKHIKPDEHGVRIAQLDELRYRQYLWNHQPITDFWRVGRGYAKKLANVGIYTMGDIAKCSIGKSKDYYNEDLLYQMFGVNAELLIDHAWGYESCTMADIKNYKPAHNSIGTGQVLSCPYDFDKTKLVVKEMLDLLSLDLVDKGLVTDQIVLTIGYDIDNLKNKQYQGEVVTDYYGRKIPKHAHGTARLDRQTASGYLMTIAVMELFDRIVDKKLFVRRIHLSAHHLVDEEVIENKEFFHQIDIFTDYDVLKKQQEMQKQILEKEKRLQKATLQLKKKYGKNAVLKGMNLEEGARTIERNGTIGGHKA
- a CDS encoding class I SAM-dependent rRNA methyltransferase, producing the protein MKRNNPKVVISPEGETWLDKGQMWMYKNNVMELDDSIENGALVDIVTVNGKYMGTGFLSKHSHITVRILSKDRNDVLDRNFFKKRIQFAYDFRKTLEADNITNCRLVFGEADLLPGLTVDRYNDILVCQISSYGLEKRKDMIYELLMEVLKEDHQDIKGIYERNDIKVRSKEGLPLEKGYWKNADLPTTTIIRENGILLHVDIENGQKTGYFLDQKANRYLLRQMAHGKKVLDCFSHTGGFALNAAYGHAKEVVAVDVSQTALDQGYHNALLNSLEDKITFTQDDVFDYLDKCKVGQFDIIVLDPPAFTKSRRTIDHAYNGYKKINMKAMNLLKKGGYLLTCSCSRFMETDHFEKMLRESAYEAGVTLKQVSVTQQNHDHPILWTMEETSYLKFYIFQII
- a CDS encoding glucosamine-6-phosphate deaminase produces the protein MKLIIEENEHKMSESAMFILLGAMMQDKRVNISLTSGRSPKTMYEMMIPYVKDQEKFKDIQYYLFDENPFIDEPYGPNWKDMQDLFFRDAHIPDKRIHIMNPDNWQNYDNEIRNAGGIDVMVIGLGHDGHFCGNCPRCTPFDSYTYCIDFKDKQAVNPTYGDRPRQPFTLTMGPKSLMRVKHLVMIVNGKEKAEILQRFLDEPINQDVPATILKLHPNFTVICDQDAASLIDPQKYIHF